The genomic window TTCGTGGTAAATAATCTTCATTCAATAAGCTCAATTTCATCATTATCATTTGCACTGGATATCTTTTGCATTTCCTGCCCCAGCCAGCTTTTATATGCACTTACTTTGAGCCTTGTTGATGGCATTTTTGTTGTGAACGTCTTTATGCTGGGTATCGCCTGGTTGCCAGGTTCTGGCTTAGGTGGTGTGGTTCGAATAAGGCCTGATTTCAGGATTTCCAGTTCAGTTTTTTTACTATTATAGAGATCAATAAACGATAATATTTCCGAATAGGTAAAACGGGAATGTTTGTCTTTTATATCAAAATCAATATCTACTTTGGTTTGTGTTCTTTGCTGGGCATATAGTGAGATGTTTTTAGCCTTATCAAGAGCCAGATCATTTAATCCTACTGGCAGTTTAGCAATTTCCTGGATAATAGCTTCAGCCTCCGTTGTGAGGACAGTATATTTAGCAGCCATGTCTACAACAGCGCATTGTATCAGCTTAAAATATTCATCTTTTATATTTTGAGCACACTGCTGAAGTCCGGCATAGTTGTTGACAACACCGCTCAGGTATTGCTTGTTAAAGGCAGCCTCTAAATCTGTAATTACAACACTTGGCTGTGCAGACTTGATGAGCTCATCATTTACACCGCTGACAAAAGTTCGCCATTGCCTTACTTTAGGCAGGTTGGTACGGATAAACTTTTCTATTTTCTCTATAGCCTGAAGTGCGTTTGCATATGACTCTTTACTCTTAAGGAAATTCTCTGCCTTTTCAATATAATTGGCTTCACTTACTGCCCCGGTAAAACTTCTTAGTGCATCTTTATTAGCTTCTGCATCCGTAAACAGTTGGTCAAAATCTTTGTTCTGCCTACGCATATCCTCCACTTTGTCACAGAACCTTTTGGCCAGTTCTCGTATAGCACTCACCAGATCAAAATCATTGGTATTCCAGTCTACTTTTTTTCCAATATGATCTTCACAGTTAAGCCCCTGTAATGCCGTTACAATATCATTTTTCTGTTGCGTGGTCAGGGCTTTACCAATCGCCTTAAAAGAGGCTTTGCGAAACTCTCTGGCAGCACCGAATATCTCTTTGACCCCATCATCTCGCCAGGAGAACTTTTCACTGGCATTGTGTTTTGCCATTACTTTACCGGCACGCATTAGAGCCGCAACAGTCGAAATCACGGTTCCAAAGGCGAACCCTGTTGGTGGCATCTCAAGTTCTTTTTCCAGAGTTGCGCCATCCACAAAGGTATTACGTATTTTAAATAAGACCTCTTCGGTAACTTTTAAATTATCTCCAACAAAATTGCCCTGATCATCAAAAAAATGAAAGTCATTTCCATGAAAAAATTGTTTCAATCTGGTAGCAGTTGCTTCTTTGATCACACTCGTGGCAATAGTATCGCTCAGTTGCGAATCTAATCGTTTGAAATAGATATTTTGTACAACCTGTCTTTGCTGTCCTTGTAAGGTTGTCTGCCAATTATCCTTATCTAATTGGAACAGGTTATAAAGATAGATTGCCGTAGAATTTTGCAAAGATTCCTCGATCAGATTCTTTAGCCTTGCTTCTTTTTCAGTTTTGGCAGTAGAAAAACTGCGTAAAATCTGGCCTTCTTCTGATTTTGAATTGCTATATTTTTGTTCCAGATAAGATGTGCGTTCGATATCGTCGATTAGCCTATCAATTTCTTTAAAAGAAACGTTGTCAGGTACGAGGTAGATCAGGTCTTTGTCATTCTGGTGCTGTACTCGTAAACCCTCGATATCAGCTATTCGGTCGTCGCTAATATTATAAACACCTTTGAGCCTGAGTTTTAATTGTTTTTGAGTAGGACTTGTGAGTTCATCTTCATTATCAGTAGTTATGTAAAAGTCATATTGTGAATTGGCATCACTGATCCGGCTGATTGCCTTGATATACAGAGATGCTTTATAAGCTGTTACCAGCTGCTTCTTTTTAACATAACCTTGGACAGTGAATCCGTTCATTTCATCCAGTAAACGCTGTTCAATATCTGAGGTGATACGGTAGGAATTGTTTGAAAACAGAAGTACTTTAGCTTCCACCAGATTATTCAATGCCGCCGCAATATCAGCTTCAACCTTGTGATAAGCTTCCGGATCTTTAATAAAGGCTTTTACTATATTGGTTAGAGTTGCTGGAACGACCTCTGCTCCTACAAGGAAATTAATGGTTTCCAGTAAGTGTCTGCCAGATATCGACGATTGGCTTTCCTTGAGTATAGTCTCAGCGTTAGTAAATCGATTAACCAGATATGCTGGTGGCTGCAGCTGAGCTTCTTTGGATATTTGCCAGCCTGTTGCCATTTCAAATAAAGAATTATTCTGTAATTCATGTTTTAAGATGTCATAGGTAGTAATAATCATGCCACGAGCGGCAACTTTGGTAGAGGCATACCCTTTGGTACCAAATAGAAAGTTTTGTAGCAAATCAAACTGATACTTATAAAACGGATAATAGGTAGCATATAATTCAGGCGTATCTGTTTTTGCAAGGCCCGTGGCAGTTAATGAAGAATGATCACTTATCTTACCGGAGTTCTTTTGATAATGATCTTTCAAACTCTGTACCGCAGCTTCGGTTTTATTGAGTAATCGACTTCGAATAATAACATCGACTTCTGTAGCTTCCAGGTGAATTTTTGTTTTAAACCGGTCGGTTACTTTTGTCAGTTGTGCTTTGCTTACATTTGAATTATTGATTATATCGTCTAGTTTTTCCTGAGCAATAGCCATGGTCCAGACTTTACCGCCGAGTGCAGAAAGTGATTCACTGATCCCTTCCAGGTCAAGCAGGTTGAATTTCTTTTGACTAATGGCTTCACTCGCTTCATCAAAAAGAAAAACAACCTTTTCATCTTTTGATATTTTAAGATAATTCTGCAATTCTTCTTTTAGCCGGGTAGCGCTAAACTGATCAATATCCCGCCTTATCGTTTCAAGTAAGCTTGTGTAATCACCTTCACTATTACCTTTTTGCATATAGATTACTTTGATCAGTTTGGCATACTCAACCATACGAGGTCGAATGTCAGGCCATTTTTTATCTGAATTCTTAGTAATGAACTCATTAATGTTGATTGTATTATCATTGATAAGCAGTTGGAACAATAAGAAGCCATGCTCATTTTCTGGCAATTCCAGTGACTTAAGAAAATTCCTAAATAGCGTATAGGCCAGACCTTTAGACGTATCCTGTTTCGCAACATCCAAAAAAACTACTCGGCAGTTTTCAGCACCCAATCGTGCTATTGAGTTTTTTATTAATGCTTCGTCTCTTAAACCGCTGAATCGCTGCAAGATGCGATCCCGAGCTGGTGTTCCTGCAATATTGCGATTGCTGAGCATATACCCAAGCAACTTACCGAAGTAAGATTTGCCTGAACCATAGAAACCAGAGATCCATACCCCGGTCTCCAAAATATTAGAAGTAAACTTAGTGACAAAATCAGCATACTCTTTGGCCAATCCCTCGGTCACGATATAGTTTTCGATTTCTGCCTTTGTTTCTGCCTCAGACATATCCTCAAGGTCGATGACATTTTTGATATCTTCCGAGAGGTCGATGGTCAGGATTTCTTTGATCAGCATCTATAGGCTCCTTAGTCCGGTTATTCTACAATCATGCATCTGTATTTAGATGCGGGTCGTTTTCCTAAAAAAAGTATTGTATCTTTATCTTTTGTTGCAGGATACAAAATAATCAAAGGCAGAGAGGACTTCATTACCAGTGCATTCTCCATAATATGGATGTTATCTATCCCACTGCCATATAATGCACCGGAGTGAATCATTACAGGTATTTTCTTATTTGACATACTTTCCGCTATCTTGTTAATGACAAGGGAAAACAGATCGTTTCCTGATTCTCCTTCTGGGGCTTTAAATATTTGATGCAAAGAGCCTTTTAACAGTTCAAAGCTCTCAGCTAATTCTTCTTTATTGGACTGAACATAATCATTAAGCAGCTTATTTAAGTCGATGATTTCGTAGGTTTCGTCTGTCATTAGCTTAGTTATGGACTTGATATAATCCGATTCTCTGCCAGGTTCGCATAAAATAAGAATGGAATTACCGCCATTGGCATTTAGCTTAATTTCTGACCGATTATTTGCCTCAACAAGTCGCTTCGCTGATTGAATAACATCATCAGGATTTCGTAAGTTCATTATACATTTCCTTATATGAGATTTGTGTTTCAAGTTTCAGTGAGTTTCCGGTATAACTGACATCAAAGTACTTCATCAAATTTTTCTGTAGTACTCTCGCTATAAAGGCTTCTTTATCTAGTAAGCAGTAGGCGAGCCATTTACTTTCAAGTAAGTTTGACCTAATTTCCACCTTAGATAGCCAGTACAAAAAAATAATCAATTGCTTATCATCGATATACTTGTGACTAATAGTCTTACTACGCCCACCTTCAAGTAAATTGAATTTACTAAGTAATGCCAGGTACTTCCGTGCGGTCACATCGATAGTAGAATCAGACCATTTCTTTAGCGCATCTTCACGTTGTTTAAGGTCCTGAATGCATGCAATGACTTCACTCTTTTTGATTGCAATCCGGCCACTGAAGTATGCAGGGAAGTATATACTTTGGTTAAAGTAATCCAATAAATCATTATTGAAGGATACATTCAAAAAAAGCATCGACAGCGAATTTTCAGAAAGGCCTTCTTTTTCATAAACTGTATTGAATAAGACTTTAATCTCATCGTTTTTGAAGTAAACAAGGGTATTTTTTACTGCCCGTTCATATCGTTGCAAAGAACGAGTCGTTTTTAAAGTTGTATTTGAAAGATCATTAGGGCTCGCTGGCGTGTTCCCACTGCCTGCATTAATTATGTTAGCAATTATGCTGAGATCCGATATGCTACCTATAACATTTATATCAGTATTGATGTTCATGAAGTGACCACTCCCGAAATACACACTTTGTGATAAAAAAGTCTTCAAGCAGTTAAAGGCATTGCTGCTTCTCGAAAACTTTCATATATATCCCTATCCTTATGAATAAACGGCACTCATATTATACCATATTAACATTGTTATTATGGTTACTACGAGAGAAATCTATTTATTATAAAATCTTAATATATAACTGCAAATGTGACTCATTTAAAAATAATTGAATTATTAGGTTATTCGATTTTATTTAGAAAACAATGAATTAATATATTCATATTTAAGCATTGCTTCAATTGTCATTCAATTGCAATTTCATCTAACCTGTAAATAAATTTACATATATATAGCAGTTTACTGGAAATATTTGACAGAAAAATCAAAGGGATAAATTATCGAAACTTTAAAGTGATGAAAAAATCACCGTTTCTTCAGTCATATCAAATATTCTGTCAGCAACAAATTTGGTCTGTTTGTTTTGCCTGTTTCTTGTATTTTTTTTGTCTTTATATTGCGTGTTTTACAGGTTTATTAATGTATTTATCTTTAGGTGTGCATATTTGATGTAAGCCTTGGTATTGTTGAATTTGTCGGAAAAATATTATACGATTAATAATAGAAACAGATCCGGATATTTTCAGCTTTTCAATCAAGAGCGAATCCTATATTGGTAGAAAAGAATGGTATCTAATAAATGTCAGAGCAAATGAGGAGGTTTCGTTAGAGATGAAATATTCAGTTGTATTTGTTGTCATTATGATAGGAGCTTTGTCGTTAACGGGGTGCTCGGAAAAAGCAACTAATATTCAAAACAAGCCGGAAGAAAGCCAGCCTATGATAAATGCAATAAAATTGTCACAATCAGTTGCAGTGCCACACCAAACAGTGACCGTGGCGGTTCAGGTAGAAGATACCGGTAATAGCTGTGAATATTATTTTACCGGGGACGGAAGTATTCTCACCAGCGATGATCCTCGTGTTGTATTTTGGACTCCACCATCAACTGTCGGATCACACCAAATCTCAGTTGTTGTTTCTGATAAGATGAATAGCGCTTTTGCAACTGCCAGCATCGATGTGGTAACCGGGAACATTAATTCGAGTCTGACGGCGGACCATTAGTTCTGTGACCGTGAGATAATCAGTAGCAGAGTTCCGGCTACGGCGGCTACTTTTTTTCTTCCTTGTACTCTGATATGTTCAAATTTTCATCGATAATGTGCGGAGTTATTATAATAATAGTTTCTTTTTTCTCGTCTTTTATATCGGAGCTTTGGAACAAATTTCCTATGAATGGCAGCGACATAAGTATTGGTATTCCGGAAAGCGTTTTCACTTTTTTATTTCTAATAAGACCGCCGATAACGATGGATTGTCCGTCTTTGACCGTCAGCTCAGTTTGTACTTCGGTTGTGTTCTCTTGTGGGAGACTGTCATTTATTTGTCCTTCGCTGACTTTTGGTTTTATAATCATATTAATGTATTTTTCTTTTGAGATTTGGGGAGTGAATTCCAGTTGTGTGCCTACAGTCAAAAATTCTACGCTTTCAATTGTAGACGAATTCGTTATCTGTCTGACGCGGTAACCAAGTTTTTGTCCGGTAATTATTTTGGCAGGTTTGTTGTTTGTTGCTAGTATTTTTGTGTTTGCCAAAAGATTGGTGTAGATATTTGTTTGTAAGGTTTGCAGCCATGCTTTCATTTCGTCTTTCATGATCATAGCATAGAACCCTTTGTCGCTATTTGCATCTGACGCCTGTGATGCCAGGCCTTTAAGGCTAGCGCTGTTATTCTCGTTTTTCTTGTATTGGTATCCTATTGCCGAAAAGGGATTTTCGCCTGCGCTTACTTCGATTACCCGGGCTTCTACC from Candidatus Margulisiibacteriota bacterium includes these protein-coding regions:
- the brxC gene encoding BREX system P-loop protein BrxC, coding for MLIKEILTIDLSEDIKNVIDLEDMSEAETKAEIENYIVTEGLAKEYADFVTKFTSNILETGVWISGFYGSGKSYFGKLLGYMLSNRNIAGTPARDRILQRFSGLRDEALIKNSIARLGAENCRVVFLDVAKQDTSKGLAYTLFRNFLKSLELPENEHGFLLFQLLINDNTININEFITKNSDKKWPDIRPRMVEYAKLIKVIYMQKGNSEGDYTSLLETIRRDIDQFSATRLKEELQNYLKISKDEKVVFLFDEASEAISQKKFNLLDLEGISESLSALGGKVWTMAIAQEKLDDIINNSNVSKAQLTKVTDRFKTKIHLEATEVDVIIRSRLLNKTEAAVQSLKDHYQKNSGKISDHSSLTATGLAKTDTPELYATYYPFYKYQFDLLQNFLFGTKGYASTKVAARGMIITTYDILKHELQNNSLFEMATGWQISKEAQLQPPAYLVNRFTNAETILKESQSSISGRHLLETINFLVGAEVVPATLTNIVKAFIKDPEAYHKVEADIAAALNNLVEAKVLLFSNNSYRITSDIEQRLLDEMNGFTVQGYVKKKQLVTAYKASLYIKAISRISDANSQYDFYITTDNEDELTSPTQKQLKLRLKGVYNISDDRIADIEGLRVQHQNDKDLIYLVPDNVSFKEIDRLIDDIERTSYLEQKYSNSKSEEGQILRSFSTAKTEKEARLKNLIEESLQNSTAIYLYNLFQLDKDNWQTTLQGQQRQVVQNIYFKRLDSQLSDTIATSVIKEATATRLKQFFHGNDFHFFDDQGNFVGDNLKVTEEVLFKIRNTFVDGATLEKELEMPPTGFAFGTVISTVAALMRAGKVMAKHNASEKFSWRDDGVKEIFGAAREFRKASFKAIGKALTTQQKNDIVTALQGLNCEDHIGKKVDWNTNDFDLVSAIRELAKRFCDKVEDMRRQNKDFDQLFTDAEANKDALRSFTGAVSEANYIEKAENFLKSKESYANALQAIEKIEKFIRTNLPKVRQWRTFVSGVNDELIKSAQPSVVITDLEAAFNKQYLSGVVNNYAGLQQCAQNIKDEYFKLIQCAVVDMAAKYTVLTTEAEAIIQEIAKLPVGLNDLALDKAKNISLYAQQRTQTKVDIDFDIKDKHSRFTYSEILSFIDLYNSKKTELEILKSGLIRTTPPKPEPGNQAIPSIKTFTTKMPSTRLKVSAYKSWLGQEMQKISSANDNDEIELIE